The following coding sequences lie in one Saimiri boliviensis isolate mSaiBol1 chromosome 6, mSaiBol1.pri, whole genome shotgun sequence genomic window:
- the LOC101051639 gene encoding olfactory receptor 10V1 produces the protein MEGLNKTANMQFFFRPFSPDPEVQMLIFVAFLMMYLTSLSGNATIAVIVQTNHSLHTPMYFFLANLAVLEIFYTSSIAPLALANLLSMGKTPISITGCGTQMFFFVFMGGADCVLIAVMAYDRFIAICHPLQYSLIMSCSLCVELLVGSLVLGFLLSLPLTILIFHLPFCHNDEIYHFYCDMPAVMHLACADTRVHKTALYIISFIVLSIPLSLISISYVFIVVAILRIRSAEGRQRAFSTCSSHILVVLLQYGCTSFIYLSPSSSYSSETGQVISVVYTFITPILNPLIYSMRNKELKDALRKALRKFWAG, from the coding sequence ATGGAAGGACtaaataaaactgcaaatatGCAGTTTTTCTTTCGTCCATTCTCACCTGACCCTGAGGTCCAGATGCTGATTTTTGTGGCCTTCCTGATGATGTATCTGACCAGCCTCAGTGGAAATGCTACAATTGCAGTCATTGTTCAGACCAATCATTCCCTCCACACCCCTATGTACTTTTTCCTGGCTAACCTGGCAGTTCTAGAAATCTTCTATACATCTTCCATTGCCCCATTGGCCTTGGCAAATCTTCTTTCAATGGGCAAAACTCCTATTTCCATCACGGGATGTGGCACccaaatgttcttctttgtcttcatGGGTGGGGCTGATTGTGTCCTGATAGCAGTCATGGCTTATGACCGGTTTATAGCTATCTGTCACCCACTGCAATACAGCCTCATCATGAGCTGCTCCTTGTGTGTGGAACTGCTAGTAGGCTCCCTTGTGCTGGGGTTCCTGCTGTCACTGCCACTCACCATTTTAATCTTCCATCTGCCATTCTGCCACAATGATGAGATCTACCACTTCTACTGTGACATGCCTGCAGTCATGCACCTAGCTTGTGCAGACACACGTGTTCACAAGACTGCTCTGTATATCATCAGCTTCATCGTCCTCAGCATCCCCCTCTCATTGATCTCCATCTCCTACGTCTTCATCGTGGTAGCCATTTTACGGATCCGGTCAGCAGAAGGGCGCCAGCGAGCCTTCTCTACCTGCTCTTCTCACATCTTAGTGGTCCTCCTGCAGTACGGCTGCACCAGCTTTATATACTTGTCccctagttccagctactcttcTGAGACGGGCCAGGTGATATCTGTGGTCTACACATTTATCACTCCCATTTTAAACCCCTTGATATATAGTATGAGGaacaaggaactgaaagatgCCCTAAGAAAAGCACTGAGAAAGTTCTGGGCAGGATGA